The following coding sequences are from one Gossypium hirsutum isolate 1008001.06 chromosome A12, Gossypium_hirsutum_v2.1, whole genome shotgun sequence window:
- the LOC107917416 gene encoding uncharacterized protein — MVNEDLEIMEANIKISLEGPYPEIFFSDRVPEILDKSMDLTVVVRLLGRTIGYKALLNRIQTLWKLVRSFQVIDIDNDYYLSRDFSTNKQHPSKIVVWMRMSGLPYRYYNKKLLRIIARTLEKVVKVNYNTTKSRREKFARFAIVVDLMKPLKAFVGINNVPFCFQCEGLPLICYKYGCYGHLQERCPSERNEPEEARPAGSASRPSPPSIERIMAGQNCFGLWTQAPGWKQ, encoded by the exons ATGGTGAATGAAGATTTAGAAATAATGGAAGCTAATATCAAAATTTCATTGGAAGGTCCGTATCCAGAGATTTTCTTCTCAGACCGGGTGCCAGAAATACTAGATAAAAGTATGGATTTAACAGTAGTAGTTAGGCTTTTGGGACGAACAATCGGGTACAAAGCCCTCCTTAACAGAATACAGACTCTTTGGAAACTTGTTAGATCATTTCAGGTGATCGACATAGACAATGATTATTACTTG AGTCGAGACTTCTCTACGAACAAGCAACATCCCTCAAAGATAGTGGTGTGGATGAGAATGTCGGGGCTCCCGTATAGGTATTATAACAAGAAACTGTTGAGAATAATAGCAAGGACATTGGAGAAGGTGGTAAAGGTGAACTATAACACAACAAAATCAAGGAGAGAGAAGTTTGCACGGTTTGCGATTGTGGTAGATCTGATGAAACCGCTAAAGGCTTTTGTTGGAATCAACAATGTCCCTTTTTGCTTTCAGTGTGAGGGGCTTCCTTTAATCTGTTATAAGTACGGTTGTTATGGACACCTTCAAGAGCGTTGTCCATCGGAAAGAAACGAACCGGAGGAGGCCCGACCTGCGGGCAGTGCATCCAGACCATCACCGCCATCGATAGAGAGGATAATGGCTGGCCAGAACTGCTTTGGTCTGTGGACGCAAGCTCCTGGCTGGAAACAATGA